The Breoghania sp. genome has a segment encoding these proteins:
- a CDS encoding undecaprenyl-phosphate glucose phosphotransferase, whose protein sequence is MAENDFRKRFREAVQSKAGELREGETGQRAKVELSVRAMEVAKMLSSRQISITVLCAVVRVSEALAIFAIGLACFFGYVYPDERFSLFYAAPLLLGSLLAVGLIQAADGYQLSAFRSYAAQLGRIFAAWTVVFAFFALAMFFAKLGDTYSRVWFVAWYAAGLAFFVVSRAVIARLVRKWSDDGRLERRAIIVGGGQPAAELIQDLEAQANNDIRICGIFDDRSDDRSPPIVAGYPKLGTIAELVEFARLTSIDLLIVSIPLRAEERLLQLLKKLWILPIDIRLSAHCDKMRFRPRSYSYIGKVPLLDMFSKPIADWDAISKRIFDLVFACIAIVLLSPVMAGAALAVKMTSRGPILFKQKRYGFNNEVIDVLKFRSMYVDQEDLMARKAVTRDDPRVTPVGRFIRKSSIDELPQLFNVLRGELSLVGPRPHALGANTNEKLWDEVIDGYFARHKVKPGVTGWAQINGWRGECDTPDKIRGRIENDLYYIENWSLGLDLYILFMTPFRLFNTENAF, encoded by the coding sequence ATGGCAGAGAATGATTTCCGGAAGCGGTTTCGCGAGGCGGTCCAGTCAAAGGCTGGCGAATTGCGCGAAGGCGAAACCGGACAACGCGCCAAGGTGGAACTGAGCGTGCGCGCCATGGAAGTGGCGAAGATGCTGTCGAGCCGGCAGATCTCCATCACGGTTCTTTGTGCCGTGGTGCGGGTCAGCGAGGCGCTGGCCATCTTCGCAATCGGCCTCGCCTGCTTCTTCGGCTACGTCTATCCCGATGAACGGTTCTCGCTGTTCTACGCGGCTCCCCTTCTGCTCGGATCGCTTCTGGCCGTGGGGCTCATTCAGGCCGCCGATGGCTACCAGCTTTCCGCCTTCCGCTCCTATGCGGCCCAGCTCGGGCGCATTTTCGCAGCCTGGACGGTCGTCTTCGCCTTTTTCGCGCTGGCCATGTTCTTCGCCAAGCTGGGCGACACCTATTCGCGCGTGTGGTTTGTGGCCTGGTATGCGGCGGGCCTCGCCTTCTTCGTGGTTTCGCGCGCCGTCATCGCACGGCTGGTGCGCAAATGGTCCGATGACGGCCGCCTTGAGCGTCGCGCCATCATCGTCGGTGGCGGGCAACCGGCGGCCGAACTCATTCAGGATCTGGAAGCCCAGGCCAACAACGACATCCGCATCTGCGGCATCTTCGATGATCGCTCCGACGACCGCTCGCCGCCCATCGTGGCCGGCTATCCGAAGCTCGGAACCATTGCGGAACTGGTGGAATTTGCGCGCCTGACCAGCATCGATCTGCTGATCGTCTCCATTCCGCTTCGCGCGGAGGAGCGCCTGCTCCAGCTTCTGAAGAAGCTCTGGATCCTGCCGATCGACATTCGCCTGTCCGCCCATTGCGACAAGATGCGGTTCCGGCCTCGGTCCTACTCCTATATCGGCAAGGTGCCGCTATTGGACATGTTCTCCAAGCCGATTGCCGACTGGGACGCCATTTCAAAGCGTATCTTCGATCTCGTTTTCGCCTGCATCGCCATTGTCCTGCTTTCGCCTGTCATGGCGGGCGCAGCGCTTGCAGTGAAAATGACGAGCCGCGGCCCGATCCTGTTCAAGCAGAAGCGCTATGGCTTCAACAACGAGGTCATCGACGTTCTGAAATTCCGCTCCATGTATGTGGACCAGGAAGACCTGATGGCCCGCAAGGCGGTGACGCGCGACGACCCGCGTGTGACGCCGGTGGGCCGCTTCATCCGCAAGAGCTCCATCGACGAGCTGCCGCAGCTCTTCAATGTGCTGCGCGGAGAGCTTTCGCTGGTCGGCCCCCGCCCCCATGCGCTGGGCGCCAACACCAATGAAAAGCTTTGGGATGAGGTGATCGACGGGTATTTCGCCCGCCACAAGGTCAAGCCCGGCGTCACCGGTTGGGCGCAGATCAACGGCTGGCGCGGCGAATGCGATACGCCCGACAAGATCCGCGGGCGCATCGAGAACGATCTCTACTATATCGAGAACTGGTCGCTCGGGCTGGATCTCTACATCCTGTTCATGACGCCCTTCCGCCTGTTCAACACGGAGAACGCCTTTTGA
- a CDS encoding glycosyltransferase family 4 protein, which produces MTAHPLRIVHCLRAPVGGAFRHVCDLISAQRVQGHRVGLICDASTGGAFAEQRLSDLSRDLELGLVRIPMRRTPSLSDLATMRSAYRDLKAMAPDVVHGHGAKGGVYARILGTLLRRSGLDTRRFYTPHGGSLHYDPKAVSGRVFFAVERALERVSDGLCFVCDYEADQYRTKVGAPRIPHRTVHNGLRPQEFEPVIPAPDARDFLFIGEFRELKGPDVFLKALRDLGDETGKTPTAHMVGPGEARTDYEKMAHDLGLGEAVAFHGAMPARTAFSFARAVVIPSRAESLPYIILEAIAAGLPVITTRVGGIAEIFREQEKELVPAGDHAALAQAMQRVLTAPQETRRKAEQLRDSLSDGFSLKAMSDGVLTLYAEGGVSGAVSDETTHDPRHLQAANQSGPDCRAADGSARA; this is translated from the coding sequence ATGACAGCGCATCCCTTGAGGATCGTGCATTGCCTGCGCGCGCCCGTGGGCGGTGCCTTCAGGCACGTTTGCGACCTGATATCCGCCCAGCGCGTGCAAGGTCATCGCGTCGGGCTGATCTGTGACGCATCCACCGGTGGCGCATTCGCCGAACAACGCCTGTCAGATCTCTCCCGCGATCTGGAACTGGGCCTTGTGCGCATTCCCATGCGCCGCACCCCCTCCCTTTCCGATCTTGCCACCATGCGCAGCGCCTATCGCGACCTGAAGGCCATGGCCCCGGACGTGGTTCATGGCCACGGCGCGAAGGGCGGCGTGTACGCCCGCATTCTGGGCACGTTGCTGCGCCGCTCCGGACTCGACACACGCCGCTTCTACACCCCCCACGGCGGATCGCTCCACTATGACCCCAAGGCCGTATCCGGACGGGTCTTCTTTGCGGTCGAACGCGCGCTTGAGCGCGTCAGCGACGGCCTTTGTTTCGTCTGCGACTATGAAGCCGACCAGTACCGCACCAAGGTCGGCGCGCCACGCATTCCCCATCGCACGGTCCATAACGGGCTGCGTCCGCAGGAGTTCGAGCCGGTCATCCCGGCGCCGGATGCGCGCGATTTTCTCTTCATCGGCGAATTCCGCGAGTTGAAAGGCCCGGACGTGTTCCTGAAGGCGCTCCGCGACCTCGGCGATGAAACCGGCAAGACACCGACAGCCCATATGGTGGGCCCGGGCGAGGCCCGCACCGATTACGAGAAGATGGCCCATGACCTGGGGCTGGGTGAGGCTGTCGCCTTTCACGGCGCGATGCCCGCCCGCACGGCCTTTTCTTTCGCGCGCGCCGTCGTGATCCCCTCACGCGCGGAGTCTTTACCATATATAATACTTGAGGCGATCGCAGCCGGTCTGCCCGTCATCACCACGCGGGTCGGCGGGATCGCGGAGATATTTCGTGAACAGGAGAAAGAGCTTGTGCCAGCGGGAGACCACGCGGCACTGGCACAGGCGATGCAGCGCGTGTTGACGGCTCCGCAGGAGACGCGCCGCAAGGCGGAGCAACTGCGTGACAGCCTGAGCGACGGGTTTTCATTGAAGGCCATGTCGGATGGCGTGCTCACGCTCTACGCCGAGGGCGGCGTGTCCGGGGCCGTCTCAGATGAGACAACGCACGACCCGCGTCATTTGCAAGCGGCAAACCAGTCAGGTCCGGATTGCCGCGCGGCAGATGGATCGGCGCGCGCATGA
- a CDS encoding polysaccharide biosynthesis/export family protein, which translates to MVNNGISQLMRASTILLLGLSLVMAGCSSYRRPPPAFHEVLTKPYRVDSGDRLRVVVYDQEKLSTTYTIDPGGTLSMPLVGDVTARGKTTKELESILETRLSKGFLRNPDVSVEVDQYRPFFIMGEVKTAGQFPYVAGLTAQTAIAIAGGFSARAQQASVDVTRQIEGEIMTARVPLSEPLRPGDTVYVRERLF; encoded by the coding sequence GTGGTTAATAACGGGATCTCCCAGCTCATGCGCGCCTCCACCATCCTCCTGCTTGGCCTGTCCCTCGTGATGGCTGGATGCAGCAGCTACCGCCGTCCGCCTCCGGCGTTTCACGAGGTGCTGACAAAGCCCTATCGCGTGGATTCCGGCGATCGGCTGCGCGTGGTCGTGTATGATCAGGAAAAGCTCTCCACGACCTACACCATCGATCCCGGCGGCACGTTGTCCATGCCGCTCGTGGGGGACGTGACGGCGCGTGGCAAGACCACCAAGGAGCTTGAAAGCATATTGGAAACAAGGCTTTCAAAGGGATTTCTGCGCAATCCTGACGTGTCCGTTGAAGTGGACCAGTACCGCCCGTTCTTCATCATGGGCGAAGTGAAAACCGCAGGTCAGTTCCCCTATGTGGCCGGCCTGACGGCCCAGACCGCCATCGCCATCGCGGGCGGCTTCTCCGCGCGCGCCCAACAGGCCAGCGTCGACGTCACCCGTCAGATCGAGGGCGAGATCATGACCGCGCGCGTCCCCCTTTCCGAGCCCCTGCGCCCCGGCGATACCGTCTATGTGAGAGAGCGCCTGTTCTGA
- a CDS encoding exopolysaccharide transport family protein, with protein MAREYRGVDEDVSVDVTALGRALWRAKRWLVPLVLITAVGTFAAMQAVTPKYRGQAKILIESQGAVYPGIDRNVEGERALLDQEGVASQVQLLNSYDLARRVAKKLELSKRAEFNPGKADQESLLGTALKFIGLSRSGQKASVEERVLEGYFDRLVVYQVEKTRVITVEFSSRDPELAANAANTIVQEYLDLQAAAKRYNTEEAADSLGPEVERVRGDVEKAERAVEEYRASNDLLIGSNNVTLVQQQLADLNTQLATARAQKAEVEAKASQLQSMLEQGALASATEVMNSPLIQRLRERQVALQARIADLSTSLLPSHPDLRALQRQLRDLDGQIVAEGRKILAGLESDVRVAESREVSLLGSLNQLKAQVAQNNDARIRLRELERDAKVKGAQLEALLQRYREQEARVNAAGLPADARLISRASVPHKPYSPRVSAITALVTMAVIVLAIAFILMREFLVGAVLVRGSDRSRETGAVDAEDAGATEMQMDSPEVPVAPLSDVETSPANLWARLMELDVPPKCLVVVSTDDDEMASRAAIALLRAAVSDNTCPILLEVSAEPQFAVTGGEDGEPHRGFVDLLNGEASFSQVIMRDPRSRAHVIAGAGRPLSDQEADAPLFDTVLEALAHTYDHIVVDLGRLTPSVSTAKFLARADHVVLVAGDHSGGPSLDRTRRMLESKTGAGLSVLAPQRRDGAARGERDMAA; from the coding sequence ATGGCACGGGAGTACCGCGGGGTGGACGAGGACGTTTCGGTCGATGTCACTGCGCTTGGCAGAGCGCTATGGCGGGCAAAGCGTTGGCTCGTGCCGCTTGTGCTGATCACGGCAGTCGGGACCTTCGCCGCCATGCAGGCGGTGACGCCGAAATATCGCGGCCAGGCCAAGATATTGATCGAAAGCCAGGGGGCCGTCTATCCGGGCATCGACCGCAATGTCGAAGGTGAACGCGCCTTGCTCGATCAGGAAGGTGTCGCCTCCCAGGTTCAGCTCCTGAATTCCTATGATCTGGCCCGCCGCGTTGCCAAGAAGCTGGAGCTGTCGAAGCGCGCCGAGTTCAACCCGGGCAAGGCCGATCAGGAATCGCTGCTTGGAACAGCCTTGAAGTTCATAGGCCTCAGCCGCTCCGGCCAGAAGGCCTCAGTCGAGGAGCGTGTTCTTGAAGGGTATTTCGACCGGCTCGTCGTCTATCAGGTGGAAAAGACCCGCGTGATCACGGTGGAGTTTTCCTCCCGCGATCCCGAATTGGCGGCGAATGCGGCCAATACCATCGTTCAGGAATATCTGGATCTGCAGGCTGCGGCGAAGCGCTACAACACCGAGGAGGCAGCCGATTCACTTGGGCCTGAGGTGGAGCGCGTTCGCGGCGATGTGGAGAAGGCAGAGCGGGCCGTGGAGGAATATCGCGCCTCCAACGACCTTCTGATCGGCTCCAACAATGTCACCCTGGTCCAGCAGCAGCTCGCCGATCTCAACACCCAACTCGCCACGGCACGCGCCCAGAAGGCGGAGGTGGAAGCCAAAGCCAGCCAGTTGCAGTCCATGCTGGAGCAGGGCGCTCTTGCTTCCGCCACCGAAGTGATGAATTCGCCGCTGATCCAGCGTCTTCGCGAACGGCAGGTGGCGCTTCAGGCGCGGATCGCCGATCTTTCCACGTCGCTCCTGCCCAGCCATCCGGACCTGCGCGCCCTGCAGCGGCAGCTGCGTGACCTCGATGGTCAGATCGTGGCGGAGGGCCGCAAGATCCTTGCGGGGCTTGAAAGCGATGTGCGGGTTGCGGAAAGCCGCGAAGTGTCGCTGTTGGGGAGTCTCAATCAGCTGAAGGCGCAGGTCGCCCAGAACAATGACGCGCGTATTCGTCTGCGCGAGCTTGAACGCGACGCCAAGGTCAAGGGCGCGCAGTTGGAAGCGCTGCTGCAGCGGTACCGGGAGCAGGAGGCGCGTGTGAACGCCGCCGGTCTGCCTGCCGATGCGCGCCTGATCTCGCGCGCCAGTGTGCCTCACAAACCCTATTCGCCGCGCGTGAGCGCGATCACCGCACTGGTGACCATGGCGGTGATCGTTCTGGCCATCGCCTTCATTCTGATGCGCGAGTTTCTTGTCGGCGCCGTTCTCGTGCGCGGCAGCGACCGGTCCCGTGAAACGGGGGCGGTGGACGCCGAGGATGCGGGCGCGACGGAGATGCAGATGGACTCGCCAGAGGTGCCTGTTGCGCCGCTGTCCGATGTGGAGACGAGCCCTGCGAACCTGTGGGCGCGTTTGATGGAACTGGATGTTCCGCCCAAGTGTCTGGTGGTTGTCTCCACCGATGACGATGAAATGGCCAGTCGGGCCGCCATCGCGCTTCTGCGCGCGGCGGTCAGCGACAATACGTGCCCGATCCTGCTGGAAGTGTCCGCTGAACCTCAGTTTGCAGTGACGGGTGGCGAGGACGGCGAGCCGCATCGCGGCTTCGTCGATCTGCTCAATGGTGAGGCGTCTTTCTCGCAGGTGATCATGCGTGACCCGCGCTCGCGCGCTCATGTGATCGCGGGGGCTGGGCGGCCGCTTTCCGATCAGGAGGCGGATGCGCCGCTCTTCGACACGGTTCTGGAGGCGCTGGCGCACACTTACGATCACATTGTGGTCGATCTCGGCCGCCTGACCCCTTCCGTCTCGACAGCCAAGTTCCTTGCCCGGGCCGATCATGTGGTGCTCGTGGCGGGTGATCATTCCGGCGGGCCGTCGCTGGACCGCACGCGACGGATGCTGGAAAGCAAGACCGGGGCGGGGCTTTCCGTGCTGGCGCCGCAACGGCGTGATGGTGCGGCTCGGGGCGAGCGGGATATGGCCGCCTGA
- a CDS encoding ABC transporter permease: MMNPLPLVLATLRRNPITTVTFMALIAAAVGLGVAITAQERALKRGSAHAADRFDLVIAAPGSQTDAMLKSVFLRTGTIELLKPDVVARVFAEPNAEIVAPIAFGDSHDGAPIVGSVPDFVTHLSGGALSEGHVFADHEEAVVGHASPLKIGDTFHPTHGEGRMGEEHHDDDDHDEDHAHEHGVELTVVGRMAPTGSPWDTAIVVPVELTWELHNLPTGHEKGSEQVGPPYLSERLPGVPALVVKPDSVAAAYGLRARYKAQDSTAFFPAEVLVELYELLGDMRSLMNVMALSTQTLVIIAILAGVMVLLRLYRVQFSILRALGAPRGFIFLTIWSYVALIVTVGAMAGLALGMGLAGIVSTAFTAETGIALQASLGGPELALVAAIIAIGMAVATVPAALLYRKPVIDALR, encoded by the coding sequence ATGATGAACCCCCTCCCCCTCGTGCTGGCCACCTTGCGCCGCAATCCGATCACGACCGTGACCTTCATGGCGCTGATCGCGGCCGCCGTCGGCCTCGGCGTGGCCATCACCGCCCAGGAACGCGCCCTGAAACGCGGCAGCGCCCATGCGGCGGATCGCTTCGACCTCGTCATCGCCGCCCCCGGCAGCCAGACCGACGCGATGCTGAAATCGGTTTTCCTGCGCACCGGCACCATCGAACTGCTGAAACCGGATGTGGTGGCGCGCGTCTTTGCCGAACCAAATGCGGAAATCGTCGCCCCCATCGCCTTCGGTGACAGCCATGACGGCGCGCCCATCGTCGGCTCGGTGCCTGACTTCGTCACGCATCTGAGCGGCGGCGCCCTTTCCGAGGGCCACGTCTTCGCCGACCACGAGGAAGCCGTCGTCGGCCATGCCTCGCCGCTCAAGATCGGTGACACGTTCCACCCCACCCACGGCGAGGGCCGAATGGGCGAGGAACACCATGACGACGATGACCATGATGAAGACCACGCCCATGAACATGGCGTGGAACTCACCGTCGTCGGCCGCATGGCCCCCACGGGCTCACCATGGGATACGGCCATCGTCGTGCCGGTGGAGCTGACCTGGGAACTGCATAACCTGCCCACCGGCCATGAAAAGGGCTCCGAGCAGGTCGGTCCGCCCTATCTGTCCGAACGCCTGCCGGGCGTCCCCGCGCTTGTCGTGAAGCCGGATTCCGTGGCCGCTGCCTATGGGCTGCGCGCACGCTACAAGGCACAGGACAGCACCGCCTTCTTCCCAGCCGAGGTTCTGGTGGAGCTTTACGAACTTCTGGGTGACATGCGCTCCCTGATGAACGTGATGGCGCTTTCCACACAGACGCTCGTGATCATCGCGATCCTCGCAGGCGTCATGGTTCTCCTGCGGCTCTACCGGGTGCAGTTCTCGATCCTGCGCGCTCTTGGCGCGCCACGCGGCTTCATCTTCCTCACCATCTGGAGCTACGTCGCGCTGATTGTGACCGTGGGCGCAATGGCCGGGCTCGCATTGGGCATGGGTCTGGCGGGCATCGTCTCCACCGCTTTCACAGCCGAAACAGGCATCGCCTTGCAGGCGTCACTTGGCGGACCGGAACTGGCGCTCGTGGCAGCCATCATCGCCATTGGCATGGCGGTCGCCACCGTGCCGGCCGCACTTCTCTATCGAAAGCCCGTCATCGACGCGCTCCGCTGA
- a CDS encoding ABC transporter ATP-binding protein: protein MFAIENLKLSYRDDGNRPFTVLELSSLDLNAGSLVVVTGPSGSGKSSLLYALSGLLNPTTGTVFHDGADIYALSEARRDRWRRDTIGFIFQDFHLIPELSPLANVTLATHFGGVGAGARHKARAASLLEDLQVPGGRHHASLLSRGEQQRTAIARALLFDPPAILADEPTASLDSDASTLVANKLQDLARKDGRLVLCVSHDPILITRADRVLHLDRGHLKETTPTGNAKNEIPA from the coding sequence ATGTTCGCGATTGAAAACCTGAAACTCAGCTACCGTGACGACGGCAACCGCCCCTTCACGGTGCTGGAGTTGTCATCCCTCGACCTGAACGCGGGCAGCCTCGTCGTCGTGACCGGACCTTCCGGCTCCGGCAAGTCGAGCCTGCTTTATGCGCTTTCCGGCCTGCTGAACCCGACCACCGGGACCGTTTTTCACGACGGTGCCGATATCTACGCCTTGTCGGAAGCGCGGCGCGACCGCTGGCGTCGTGACACCATTGGCTTCATCTTTCAGGACTTCCACCTGATCCCGGAGCTGTCACCACTCGCCAATGTGACACTCGCCACCCATTTCGGCGGTGTCGGCGCTGGCGCCCGTCACAAGGCGCGCGCCGCTTCGCTGCTTGAAGACCTCCAGGTGCCAGGTGGGCGCCACCACGCCTCGCTTCTGTCGCGCGGCGAGCAGCAACGCACCGCAATCGCACGCGCGCTGCTGTTCGATCCGCCCGCCATCCTGGCCGACGAACCGACGGCAAGCCTCGATTCCGATGCCTCCACCCTCGTTGCGAACAAACTCCAGGACCTCGCGCGCAAAGACGGTCGTCTGGTGCTCTGCGTCAGCCATGATCCGATCCTGATCACCCGCGCCGACCGTGTCCTGCACCTGGACCGCGGTCATCTCAAGGAAACCACTCCGACCGGCAACGCAAAGAACGAGATCCCGGCATGA
- a CDS encoding alkaline phosphatase, giving the protein MKLFIAALLAGASMATTCALAQDSLPQAGSPWFKVGQDTLAANLAKKPNTNRAKNIILFTADGQGVGTNYAVRIFSGQLEGLMGSEYVQPQETFPHLALVKTYTTNGQTPDSAPTAGAMNTGVKQKNGMINVDPSVARSDCAAITGHELTTFGEIVKAQGKSVGVVSTARLTHATPAGVYAKTVDRNWEDNSKLPEGCTAQKDIAAQLFDAIEAGKIDIALGGGRRHFLPKEVKGDEGKSGKRTDGRNLIKEIQDLGGQYAWNQATFEALDLASDKPVIGMFESSHMKYDVDRTDEPSLAEMTAAAIEKLSKNEKGFFLDIEAGRVDHANHDGNGARAMHDGKAFADAIAKAMEMTDEADTLIIVTADHEHAIAFNGYCGRGSPILGLCYDVNKAGEMHTDKPLLADDGKPYTVIGYLNGVGSVLKKQDDGSYSGSRPDLSQEEALDKDYVQQALIPMSSETHSGEDVAVYARGPWSHLFDGTIEQNYIFHVMNHAANNGE; this is encoded by the coding sequence ATGAAGCTCTTCATCGCCGCGCTGCTTGCAGGCGCCTCGATGGCCACCACCTGTGCCCTCGCGCAGGACAGCCTGCCGCAAGCCGGCAGCCCGTGGTTCAAGGTCGGTCAGGACACCCTCGCCGCCAATCTCGCCAAGAAGCCCAACACCAATCGCGCGAAGAACATCATCCTGTTCACCGCCGACGGACAGGGCGTTGGCACCAACTACGCCGTGCGCATTTTCTCCGGCCAGCTTGAAGGCCTGATGGGATCCGAATATGTCCAGCCCCAGGAGACCTTCCCGCACCTGGCGCTGGTCAAGACCTACACCACCAACGGCCAGACCCCGGACAGCGCGCCGACCGCAGGCGCGATGAACACCGGCGTGAAGCAGAAGAACGGCATGATCAATGTCGATCCCTCTGTCGCGCGCAGCGACTGCGCCGCCATCACCGGTCACGAGCTGACCACCTTCGGCGAGATCGTGAAGGCTCAGGGCAAGTCCGTCGGCGTGGTCTCCACCGCCCGCCTCACCCACGCCACTCCGGCCGGCGTCTACGCCAAGACCGTCGACCGCAACTGGGAAGACAATTCCAAGCTGCCGGAAGGTTGCACCGCCCAGAAGGACATCGCCGCACAGCTCTTCGATGCGATCGAGGCGGGCAAGATCGACATCGCGCTCGGCGGCGGTCGCCGCCACTTCCTGCCGAAAGAGGTCAAGGGCGATGAAGGCAAGTCCGGCAAGCGCACCGACGGCCGCAACCTGATCAAGGAAATCCAGGATCTCGGCGGCCAGTACGCCTGGAACCAGGCCACCTTCGAGGCCCTCGATCTCGCGAGCGACAAGCCGGTCATCGGCATGTTCGAATCCTCGCACATGAAATATGACGTCGACCGCACCGACGAGCCGTCTCTGGCCGAGATGACCGCCGCCGCCATCGAGAAGCTCTCCAAGAACGAGAAGGGCTTCTTCCTCGACATCGAAGCGGGCCGCGTCGACCACGCCAACCACGACGGCAACGGCGCGCGCGCCATGCATGACGGCAAGGCCTTCGCCGACGCCATCGCCAAGGCCATGGAGATGACCGATGAGGCCGACACGCTGATCATCGTCACCGCCGACCACGAACATGCCATCGCCTTCAACGGCTATTGCGGTCGCGGCTCGCCGATCCTCGGCCTGTGCTACGACGTCAACAAGGCCGGTGAAATGCACACCGACAAGCCGCTTCTGGCCGACGACGGCAAGCCCTACACCGTCATTGGCTACCTGAACGGCGTCGGTTCCGTGCTGAAAAAGCAGGACGACGGCAGCTATTCCGGCTCCCGTCCCGACCTGTCCCAGGAAGAGGCCCTCGACAAGGATTACGTCCAGCAGGCGCTGATCCCGATGTCCTCGGAGACCCATTCCGGCGAAGACGTCGCCGTCTATGCCCGGGGCCCGTGGTCGCATCTCTTCGATGGCACCATCGAGCAGAACTACATCTTCCACGTCATGAATCACGCTGCCAACAACGGCGAATAA
- the glnA gene encoding type I glutamate--ammonia ligase: MSTANDVLKTIKDKDIKFLDLRFTDPRGKMQHVTMDCSLVDEDMFAEGVMFDGSSIAGWKAINESDMTLMLDPESAHIDPFFAQSTMAIFCDILEPASGEGYNRDPRMTAKKAEAYVNQLGIGDTVFVGPEAEFFVFDDVRFAADPYNTGFKLDSQELPTNLDAEYEAGNMGHRPRTKGGYFPVPPIDQGQDYRSEMLTVMAEMGIEVEKHHHEVAAAQHELGMKFDTLTRQADKMQIYKYAVHQVAAAYGKSATFMPKPVFGDNGTGMHVHQSIWKDGTPTFAGNQYADLSETCLYYIGGILKHAKSLNAFTNPSTNSYKRLVPGYEAPVLLAYSSRNRSASCRIPMASSPKAKRVEVRFPDPTANPYLAFSAMLMAGLDGIKNKIHPGDAMDKNLYDLPAEELKDIPTVCGSLREALMSLDADREYLKAGGVFDDDQIDAYIELKMEENMRYEMTPHPVEFDMYYSV; the protein is encoded by the coding sequence ATGAGCACTGCCAACGACGTCCTCAAGACGATCAAAGACAAGGACATCAAGTTCCTTGACCTGCGCTTCACCGATCCGCGCGGCAAGATGCAGCACGTCACGATGGACTGCTCGCTCGTCGACGAGGACATGTTCGCCGAGGGCGTCATGTTTGACGGCTCTTCGATTGCTGGCTGGAAGGCCATCAACGAGTCGGACATGACCCTGATGCTCGATCCGGAATCGGCCCACATCGATCCGTTCTTCGCTCAGTCCACCATGGCCATCTTCTGCGACATCCTGGAGCCCGCCTCCGGTGAGGGTTACAACCGCGACCCGCGCATGACCGCCAAGAAGGCCGAGGCTTACGTCAACCAGCTGGGTATCGGCGACACCGTCTTCGTCGGCCCGGAAGCCGAGTTCTTCGTGTTTGACGACGTCCGCTTCGCGGCCGACCCGTACAACACCGGCTTCAAGCTCGACAGCCAGGAACTGCCCACCAACCTTGATGCCGAATACGAAGCCGGCAACATGGGACACCGTCCGCGCACGAAGGGTGGCTACTTCCCCGTCCCGCCGATCGACCAGGGCCAGGACTACCGTTCCGAGATGCTGACCGTGATGGCCGAAATGGGCATCGAGGTCGAAAAGCACCACCACGAAGTGGCGGCTGCGCAGCATGAGCTCGGCATGAAGTTCGACACCCTGACCCGTCAGGCCGACAAGATGCAGATCTACAAGTACGCGGTGCACCAGGTTGCTGCCGCCTACGGCAAGTCTGCCACGTTCATGCCGAAGCCGGTCTTCGGCGACAACGGCACGGGCATGCACGTCCACCAGTCCATCTGGAAGGACGGCACTCCGACCTTCGCCGGCAACCAGTATGCCGACCTGTCGGAAACCTGCCTGTACTACATCGGCGGCATCCTGAAGCACGCCAAGTCGCTCAATGCCTTCACCAACCCCTCGACCAACTCCTACAAGCGTCTGGTCCCGGGTTACGAAGCGCCGGTGCTGCTGGCCTATTCCTCGCGCAACCGTTCCGCGTCCTGCCGCATCCCGATGGCTTCGTCTCCGAAGGCAAAGCGCGTCGAAGTCCGCTTCCCCGATCCCACCGCGAACCCGTATCTGGCCTTCTCTGCCATGCTCATGGCTGGCCTCGACGGCATCAAGAACAAGATCCATCCCGGCGACGCGATGGACAAGAACCTCTACGACCTTCCCGCCGAAGAGCTCAAGGACATCCCGACCGTCTGCGGCTCGCTGCGTGAAGCTCTGATGTCCCTGGATGCCGACCGTGAATACCTCAAGGCCGGTGGCGTGTTCGACGACGATCAGATCGATGCCTATATCGAGCTGAAGATGGAAGAGAACATGCGCTACGAAATGACCCCGCATCCGGTCGAGTTCGACATGTACTACTCGGTCTGA
- a CDS encoding P-II family nitrogen regulator, translated as MKKIEAIIKPFKLDEVKEALQEVGLQGITVTEAKGFGRQKGHTELYRGAEYVVDFLPKVKVEIVLTDDLVEKAVEAIRTSAQTGRIGDGKIFVLNIEDAVRIRTGETGNDAI; from the coding sequence ATGAAGAAGATCGAAGCGATCATCAAACCCTTTAAGCTAGACGAAGTGAAGGAGGCGCTGCAGGAAGTCGGCCTGCAGGGAATCACTGTCACCGAGGCCAAGGGCTTCGGTCGGCAGAAGGGACACACGGAGCTCTATCGCGGGGCCGAATACGTGGTCGACTTTCTGCCGAAGGTTAAAGTGGAGATCGTCCTCACGGATGATCTGGTGGAAAAGGCCGTGGAGGCCATTCGCACTTCCGCTCAGACCGGACGTATCGGCGACGGAAAGATTTTTGTTCTCAACATCGAAGATGCGGTTCGCATCCGGACTGGCGAGACAGGAAACGACGCGATCTGA